In Luteitalea sp. TBR-22, one genomic interval encodes:
- a CDS encoding hydroxypyruvate isomerase family protein, with protein sequence MSDVTRRELLGAAALTAAGAALPAVAGAQAAKPGSGRLKQSVCRWCYNKIPLPEFFKACAEMGLPAVDLLTEEEWTIAKRDFGLVCSTGFPAVRSIPDGINNTKFHDGIVASLTEMIPKAAKAGVPNVITFFGNRRGQDLEEAKANSVACLNRIKPVAEAEGVTVVVELLNSKVNHKDYIGDHTAYGVDICKRVGSPRIKLLYDIYHMQIMEGDILRTMGENWEYIAHLHTGGVPGRNELDDTQELQWKTIAKWVVDKGYQGYFAHEFIPTRDPLTSLREAVQLCNV encoded by the coding sequence ATGTCCGACGTCACCCGTCGTGAACTCCTCGGCGCCGCCGCGCTGACCGCCGCAGGCGCGGCGCTGCCGGCCGTGGCCGGCGCGCAAGCGGCCAAGCCCGGCTCCGGCCGCCTGAAGCAGTCGGTCTGCCGCTGGTGCTACAACAAGATTCCGCTGCCGGAGTTCTTCAAGGCGTGCGCCGAGATGGGGCTGCCCGCCGTCGACCTCCTCACCGAGGAGGAGTGGACCATCGCCAAGCGCGACTTCGGCCTGGTGTGTTCGACGGGCTTCCCGGCGGTGCGGTCCATCCCGGACGGCATCAACAACACGAAGTTCCACGACGGCATCGTCGCCTCGCTCACCGAGATGATCCCGAAGGCAGCCAAGGCCGGCGTCCCCAACGTGATCACGTTCTTCGGCAATCGCCGCGGGCAGGATCTCGAGGAGGCCAAGGCCAACAGCGTCGCCTGCCTCAATCGGATCAAGCCGGTGGCCGAGGCCGAGGGCGTGACCGTGGTGGTCGAACTGCTCAACAGCAAGGTCAACCACAAGGACTACATCGGCGATCACACCGCGTACGGCGTGGACATCTGCAAGCGGGTCGGGTCGCCGCGCATCAAGCTGCTCTACGACATCTACCACATGCAGATCATGGAGGGGGACATCCTCCGGACCATGGGCGAGAACTGGGAGTACATCGCGCACCTGCACACGGGCGGCGTGCCCGGGCGCAACGAACTGGACGACACCCAGGAACTGCAGTGGAAGACGATTGCCAAGTGGGTGGTCGACAAGGGCTACCAGGGATACTTCGCCCACGAGTTCATCCCGACGCGCGACCCGCTCACGTCATTGCGCGAGGCGGTCCAGCTCTGCAACGTGTAG
- a CDS encoding FadR/GntR family transcriptional regulator, with protein sequence MTTEKQRTSKKPFEGVAAELVVAHVRELIERGALRPGDRLPAERELALRVGVSRPSVRAGLRALSAMGVVQSRHGAGTFIRGGPPTLGSEPLSFLAALHGFTRDEMFEARRVLEVGVAGLAAERATGDQLASISEEITGMYASMDDPQAFLVHDIRFHRAVAAAAGNPILASLVEMVSEIFYEHRRRTAEQGTDLKEAAELHRGIYQALRSRDPERARRAMDAHLSRARDRQASEAGFGDEAAAPPPVVVAAAG encoded by the coding sequence ATGACCACAGAGAAGCAACGCACCTCCAAGAAACCGTTCGAGGGCGTAGCCGCGGAACTCGTCGTCGCGCACGTCCGTGAGCTCATCGAGCGTGGAGCGCTGCGGCCGGGTGACCGGCTGCCGGCCGAGCGCGAACTGGCCCTCCGCGTCGGGGTGAGCCGCCCCAGCGTGCGCGCCGGGTTGCGCGCGCTCTCGGCCATGGGCGTGGTGCAGTCGCGCCACGGCGCGGGCACGTTCATCCGTGGCGGCCCGCCGACGCTCGGCAGCGAGCCCCTCAGCTTCCTGGCGGCGCTGCACGGGTTCACGCGCGACGAGATGTTCGAGGCGCGACGCGTGCTCGAAGTCGGCGTGGCGGGCCTGGCGGCCGAGCGCGCCACCGGCGATCAGCTGGCGTCGATCTCCGAGGAGATCACCGGCATGTACGCGTCGATGGACGACCCGCAGGCCTTCCTGGTGCACGACATCCGGTTCCACCGCGCGGTGGCCGCGGCCGCCGGCAACCCGATCCTCGCCTCGCTGGTGGAGATGGTGTCGGAGATCTTCTACGAGCATCGACGCCGCACGGCCGAGCAGGGGACCGACCTCAAGGAGGCGGCGGAACTGCACCGCGGCATCTATCAGGCCCTGCGCTCGCGCGATCCGGAGCGGGCGCGTCGGGCGATGGATGCGCACCTGTCGCGGGCCCGCGACCGGCAGGCGTCGGAGGCCGGCTTCGGCGACGAGGCCGCCGCCCCTCCGCCCGTGGTGGTCGCCGCCGCGGGCTAG
- the manD gene encoding D-mannonate dehydratase ManD encodes MKIVDARVIVTCPGRNFVTLKIVTEDGVHGLGDATLNGRELAVASYLTDHVAPLLIGRDARRIEDIWQFLYKGAYWRRGPVTMSAIAAVDTALWDIKGKVANLPVYQLLGGASREAVRVYCHANGTDVDQAVKAVAHHLDLGYTAIRVQSGIPGLHSTYGVAKGDRPYEPAEKGGVSEHRWSTEAYLTFIPRLFERIRAEFGDEIDLLHDVHHRLTPIEAARAGRSLEPYHLFWMEDPTPAEQQDAFRLIRQHTVTPIAVGEVFNAIFDCQQLIQEQLIDYVRTTVVHAGGISHLRKIAALAELYQVRTGSHGATDLSPVCMAAALHFDLSVHNFGIQEHMPHNAETDVVFPHEYSYRDGFMHPGDAPGLGVDIDEALAAQYPYDPAYLPVNRKLDGTMHSW; translated from the coding sequence ATGAAGATCGTCGACGCTCGCGTCATCGTCACCTGCCCGGGGCGCAACTTCGTCACGCTGAAGATCGTGACCGAGGACGGCGTCCACGGGCTCGGCGATGCCACCCTCAACGGCCGTGAGCTCGCGGTGGCGAGCTACCTGACCGACCACGTCGCGCCACTGCTGATCGGCCGCGATGCGCGGCGCATCGAGGACATCTGGCAGTTCCTGTACAAGGGCGCCTACTGGCGGCGCGGCCCGGTCACCATGAGCGCGATTGCGGCCGTCGACACGGCGCTCTGGGACATCAAGGGCAAGGTGGCGAACCTGCCCGTGTACCAGCTGCTCGGTGGCGCCTCTCGCGAGGCGGTGCGGGTGTACTGCCACGCCAACGGCACCGACGTCGACCAGGCCGTCAAGGCCGTCGCGCATCACCTGGACCTCGGCTACACCGCCATCCGCGTGCAGTCTGGCATTCCCGGCCTGCACAGCACGTACGGGGTCGCCAAGGGCGATCGTCCGTACGAGCCGGCGGAGAAGGGCGGGGTGTCGGAGCACCGCTGGAGCACCGAGGCCTACCTGACGTTCATCCCGCGCCTGTTCGAGCGGATCCGCGCCGAGTTCGGCGACGAGATCGACCTGTTGCACGACGTGCACCACCGGCTGACCCCGATCGAGGCGGCCCGTGCCGGGCGGTCCCTCGAGCCGTATCACCTGTTCTGGATGGAGGATCCGACGCCTGCCGAGCAGCAGGACGCCTTCCGGCTGATCCGGCAGCACACCGTGACGCCGATCGCGGTGGGCGAGGTGTTCAACGCGATCTTCGACTGCCAGCAGCTGATTCAGGAGCAACTGATCGACTACGTGCGGACGACGGTGGTGCACGCGGGCGGGATCTCGCACCTGCGCAAGATCGCGGCGCTCGCCGAGTTGTACCAGGTGCGCACCGGCAGCCACGGCGCGACCGACCTGAGCCCGGTGTGCATGGCGGCGGCGCTGCACTTCGACCTCAGCGTGCACAACTTCGGCATCCAGGAGCACATGCCGCACAACGCCGAGACCGACGTCGTCTTCCCGCACGAGTACTCGTACCGCGACGGCTTCATGCACCCCGGCGACGCCCCCGGCCTGGGCGTGGACATCGACGAGGCGCTGGCCGCGCAGTACCCGTACGATCCGGCGTACCTGCCGGTGAACCGGAAGCTTGACGGCACCATGCATAGTTGGTGA
- a CDS encoding SDR family NAD(P)-dependent oxidoreductase: MFQGFDLSGRVAVVIGGTSGIGRAMARGLAEAGADVVATGRRQGLVDEAAAEIEGMGRRSARIAVDVADRASLVALRDGVATQLGPTDILINCAGRTKRSPTLEVDEADWAAILETNLTGTLRACQVFGPSMIERKWGRIINIASLSSFVALYEVAAYAASKAAVASLTKSLAIEWAPHGVTVNAVAPGVFRTDLNAQLLDGTGRGKEFLMRTPMKRFGSIPELAGAAVYLASPAASFVTGEVLVVDGGFLASGVNQ; the protein is encoded by the coding sequence ATGTTCCAGGGATTCGATTTGAGTGGCCGTGTCGCCGTGGTGATCGGCGGCACGTCGGGCATCGGCCGCGCCATGGCGCGCGGCCTGGCGGAGGCCGGCGCGGACGTGGTGGCCACTGGCCGCCGGCAGGGGCTGGTGGACGAGGCCGCCGCCGAGATCGAGGGCATGGGCCGCCGCAGCGCCCGCATCGCCGTGGACGTCGCCGACCGCGCATCGCTGGTCGCCTTGCGCGACGGCGTGGCCACGCAACTCGGCCCGACCGACATCCTGATCAACTGCGCCGGACGGACCAAGCGCTCGCCGACGCTCGAGGTCGACGAGGCCGACTGGGCCGCCATCCTCGAGACCAACCTCACGGGCACGCTCCGCGCCTGCCAGGTGTTCGGTCCCTCGATGATCGAGCGCAAGTGGGGACGCATCATCAACATCGCCTCGCTGTCCTCGTTCGTCGCGCTGTACGAGGTGGCGGCCTACGCCGCGAGCAAGGCGGCGGTGGCCTCGCTCACCAAGTCGCTCGCCATCGAATGGGCGCCGCACGGCGTGACCGTGAACGCCGTCGCCCCGGGCGTGTTCCGTACCGACCTCAACGCGCAACTGCTCGACGGCACCGGTCGCGGCAAGGAGTTCCTGATGCGGACACCGATGAAGCGGTTCGGCAGCATCCCCGAGCTCGCCGGCGCGGCCGTGTACCTGGCGTCGCCGGCCGCCTCCTTCGTCACCGGCGAGGTGCTCGTCGTCGACGGCGGCTTCCTCGCCAGCGGCGTGAACCAGTAG
- a CDS encoding alpha-L-fucosidase, whose product MSVRILAVAAAVLALAPVTALAQPPEGEDVNRKTSYQYTPTRENLEARQWFENARFGLFIHWGVYSVLGDGEWVMNNQRIPAKTYEKLPAFFNPIRYDAAEWVRIARAAGMKYITITSKHHDGFAMFDSKVSDYDIVERTPYGKDVIRMLVDEARKEGIKVFFYHSQLDWHHPDYFPRGRTGRDSERPEKGDFDAYLRYMDTQLTELLTQYGPIGGIWFDGQWDKAGEDWKLARTYQLIHRLQPAALVGSNHHQLPFPGEDFQMFEKDLPGANTAGFNTTAIGALPKETCETINGAWGFNLQDRRHKSTKELVQYLVRASGAGANFLLNVGPMPDGRIQPEHVERLEQIGAWLKTYGASIYGTRQGPVAPRSWGVTTKKGSTVYVHVLEWQDEALAIPSLGGTPKRAAYLKGGAPARFAVQPDGTVLLTLDPSARDEYDTVIAFEM is encoded by the coding sequence ATGAGCGTCCGCATCCTGGCCGTCGCAGCCGCCGTCCTGGCGCTGGCCCCCGTCACCGCCCTCGCGCAACCGCCCGAGGGCGAGGACGTCAACCGGAAGACGTCGTACCAGTACACCCCGACGAGGGAGAACCTCGAGGCGCGCCAGTGGTTCGAGAACGCGCGGTTCGGGCTGTTCATCCACTGGGGCGTCTACAGCGTGCTCGGCGACGGCGAGTGGGTGATGAACAACCAGCGCATCCCCGCGAAGACCTACGAGAAGCTGCCGGCCTTCTTCAACCCGATCCGCTACGACGCCGCCGAATGGGTGCGCATCGCCAGGGCGGCGGGCATGAAGTACATCACCATCACCAGCAAGCACCACGACGGCTTCGCGATGTTCGACTCGAAGGTGTCCGACTACGACATCGTCGAGCGCACGCCCTACGGCAAGGACGTGATCCGGATGCTCGTGGACGAGGCGCGCAAGGAAGGCATCAAGGTCTTCTTCTACCACTCGCAACTCGACTGGCATCACCCCGACTACTTCCCGCGCGGCCGCACCGGACGCGACAGCGAGCGTCCCGAGAAGGGCGACTTCGACGCCTACCTGCGGTACATGGACACGCAGCTCACCGAGCTGCTCACGCAGTACGGCCCCATCGGCGGCATCTGGTTCGACGGGCAGTGGGACAAGGCCGGCGAGGACTGGAAGCTGGCGCGCACCTACCAGCTGATTCACAGGCTCCAGCCGGCCGCGCTCGTCGGCAGCAATCACCACCAGCTGCCGTTCCCGGGCGAGGATTTCCAGATGTTCGAGAAGGACCTGCCTGGCGCCAACACGGCCGGGTTCAACACCACCGCCATCGGGGCGCTGCCCAAGGAGACCTGCGAGACCATCAACGGCGCGTGGGGCTTCAACCTGCAGGATCGGCGGCACAAGAGCACGAAGGAACTGGTGCAGTACCTGGTGCGCGCGTCGGGCGCGGGCGCGAACTTCCTCCTCAACGTCGGCCCCATGCCCGATGGCCGGATCCAGCCGGAGCACGTCGAGCGGCTCGAGCAGATCGGCGCCTGGCTGAAGACCTACGGCGCGTCGATCTACGGCACTCGTCAGGGTCCGGTGGCGCCGCGATCGTGGGGCGTGACGACGAAGAAGGGAAGCACCGTGTACGTCCACGTGCTCGAGTGGCAGGACGAGGCGCTCGCCATCCCGTCGCTCGGCGGCACCCCGAAACGTGCCGCGTACCTCAAGGGCGGCGCGCCGGCGCGCTTTGCCGTCCAGCCCGATGGAACGGTGCTGCTCACGCTCGACCCGTCGGCGCGCGACGAGTACGACACGGTGATTGCGTTCGAGATGTAG
- a CDS encoding bifunctional 4-hydroxy-2-oxoglutarate aldolase/2-dehydro-3-deoxy-phosphogluconate aldolase — MSRTDVVRAIEQSGVVAVIRLKDAGKLRNVVDALIEGGVTAMEVTMTVPGAVGLIEQLAKDLPAGFQLGAGTVLDPETARQVILAGATYLVSPVLSLPTIELAHRYDVAVMPGCFTPTEILTAWQAGADVVKVFPATTLGPGYIKDVKAPLPQVKLMPTGGVTLTNAGDWIRAGACAVGVGSNLVDAKALAANDFAQIAENARTVVESVAAARKV, encoded by the coding sequence ATGAGTCGGACCGACGTGGTCCGCGCGATCGAGCAGAGCGGCGTGGTGGCCGTCATCCGCCTCAAGGATGCCGGCAAGCTGCGCAACGTGGTCGATGCCCTGATCGAGGGCGGCGTCACGGCCATGGAAGTGACCATGACCGTGCCGGGTGCCGTCGGCCTGATCGAGCAGTTGGCGAAGGACCTGCCCGCCGGCTTCCAGCTCGGCGCCGGCACGGTGCTCGATCCCGAGACGGCCCGCCAGGTGATCCTCGCCGGCGCGACGTATCTCGTCTCGCCCGTGCTCAGCCTGCCGACCATCGAGCTGGCGCATCGCTACGACGTCGCGGTGATGCCCGGCTGCTTCACGCCCACCGAGATCCTCACCGCCTGGCAGGCCGGCGCCGACGTCGTCAAGGTCTTCCCGGCGACGACGCTCGGGCCCGGCTACATCAAGGACGTCAAGGCGCCGCTGCCGCAGGTGAAGCTGATGCCGACCGGCGGCGTCACGCTCACCAACGCCGGCGACTGGATCAGGGCCGGCGCCTGCGCGGTCGGCGTCGGCAGCAACCTGGTGGACGCCAAGGCGCTCGCCGCCAACGACTTCGCGCAGATCGCCGAGAACGCCCGCACCGTGGTCGAGAGCGTGGCGGCTGCAAGGAAGGTGTAG
- a CDS encoding cytochrome c — protein sequence MVNARMVGAACLALVMAAGTGSTIALAQAAKKKTASKAKGADGPVPTPEEVASAEDIYKTKCAVCHTLDGNSPIVNMNFADGEWRHGSSVKDVINTITNGVQGTAMMPFKTQFSPGEIAALARKVRGFDPKLK from the coding sequence ATGGTGAATGCACGGATGGTGGGCGCCGCCTGTCTGGCGCTCGTGATGGCGGCTGGCACAGGGTCGACGATCGCGCTGGCGCAGGCCGCCAAGAAGAAGACCGCGAGCAAGGCCAAGGGCGCCGATGGCCCGGTCCCGACGCCGGAGGAAGTGGCGTCGGCCGAGGACATCTACAAGACCAAGTGCGCCGTCTGCCACACGCTCGACGGCAACTCGCCCATCGTGAACATGAACTTCGCCGACGGCGAGTGGCGGCACGGTTCGAGCGTGAAGGACGTGATCAACACGATCACCAACGGCGTGCAGGGCACGGCCATGATGCCCTTCAAGACGCAGTTCAGCCCTGGCGAGATCGCCGCCCTCGCCCGCAAGGTCCGCGGCTTCGACCCGAAGCTGAAATAG
- a CDS encoding sugar kinase has translation MIKTVCFGEIMLRLSPPGFERFLQTQQFVATFGGGEANVAVSLAAFGCESHYVTRLPSHAIGEAAVKALRAEGVRTEHILRGGDRIGVYYAESSASQRASQVIYDRARSAIAELKPGTVNWGPILEGAKWFHCTGITPALGDDAAACTKEALQAAKAAGATVSMDLNFRKKLWSEKKAQSVMRPLMEWVDVVIANEEDIQSVLGFDVHGTDVTTGELNLEAYKATAAEVAETFDCQLIAITLRESHSASDNGWSACIYEKATGDFQRSQHYEVRLVDRIGGGDSFAGGLIYGLVSGKSPIDALRFAVAASALKQTIPGDFNRVTVDEVERLVKGDGSGRVQR, from the coding sequence ATGATCAAGACTGTCTGCTTCGGCGAAATCATGCTCCGCCTCAGCCCCCCGGGGTTCGAGCGCTTCCTCCAGACCCAGCAGTTCGTCGCCACCTTCGGCGGCGGCGAGGCCAACGTCGCCGTCAGCCTGGCGGCGTTCGGGTGCGAGAGCCACTACGTCACGCGCCTGCCGTCGCATGCGATCGGCGAGGCCGCCGTGAAGGCGCTGCGCGCCGAGGGCGTGCGCACCGAGCACATCCTGCGCGGCGGCGATCGCATCGGCGTCTACTACGCCGAGAGCTCGGCGAGCCAGCGTGCCTCGCAGGTCATCTACGACCGCGCCCGCTCGGCCATCGCCGAACTGAAGCCCGGCACGGTGAACTGGGGCCCGATCCTCGAGGGCGCGAAGTGGTTCCACTGCACCGGCATCACCCCGGCGCTCGGTGACGACGCCGCGGCGTGCACGAAGGAGGCGCTGCAGGCGGCCAAGGCGGCGGGCGCCACCGTGAGCATGGACCTCAACTTCCGCAAGAAGCTGTGGTCCGAGAAGAAGGCGCAGTCGGTGATGCGCCCGCTCATGGAGTGGGTGGACGTCGTCATCGCCAACGAGGAGGACATCCAGTCCGTGCTGGGGTTCGACGTGCACGGCACCGACGTCACGACCGGCGAGCTGAACCTCGAGGCGTACAAGGCGACGGCCGCGGAGGTTGCCGAGACGTTCGACTGCCAGCTGATCGCCATCACGCTGCGCGAGAGCCACTCGGCCAGCGACAACGGCTGGAGTGCCTGCATCTACGAGAAGGCGACCGGTGACTTCCAGCGCAGCCAGCACTACGAGGTGCGGCTCGTGGACCGCATCGGCGGCGGCGACAGCTTTGCCGGCGGGCTGATCTACGGCCTGGTCTCGGGCAAGTCGCCGATCGACGCGCTGCGGTTCGCCGTCGCCGCGAGCGCGCTCAAGCAGACCATCCCCGGCGACTTCAACCGCGTCACCGTCGACGAGGTCGAGCGCCTCGTGAAGGGCGACGGCAGCGGACGAGTGCAGCGGTAG
- a CDS encoding S9 family peptidase — translation MEPRLSLLVSAALVAATAPLMAQTPTPPVAAQKPHTVASPNGDRVDPYYWLRDDTRKSPELLKHLEAENAYTEAVMAPVKALRAQLFEELKGRYKQDDEQPAWRMRGFLYSSRFVAGKDYAVNVRRPVAGGAEQVLVDQNALAEGHQYFSLGQWDVSLDNARLAYSTDTVGRRQYVIQFKDIATGALLPEKITGTSGNVAWAADNKTVFYVEIDPKTLLSKRVKRHVVGTDPSTDVLVYEEPDDSFYMGVSRTKDDRFLCIGVSSTVSSEARCIPADQPTAAFRVLVPRERDFEYDADHVGTHWIIRTNYKAKNFRVVEATDAAIGQRDQWKDLVPHRDDVFVSGVEPFDRYVVVGERRDGLQRLRILDAAGASRDVASDEPAYVMGLGVNREANTTVLRYSYTSLTTPSTIYDLDMTTGARTLVKETPVLGGFDKARYATERIWVPARDGVKVPVSIVYRKETPRDGSAPLYLYAYGSYGISSDPAFRTDWLSLLDRGFVMAIAHIRGGQELGRHWYEDGKLLKKKNTFTDFVDVTEALVARKYAAADKVFAMGGSAGGLLMGAVANLAPERYRGIVSHVPFVDVVTTMLDESIPLTTNEFDEWGNPKKKEFYDYMLSYSPYDQLQKKAYPAMLVTTGLWDSQVQYWEPAKYVAKLRTLDTSSSPVLFRVNMEAGHGGRSGRFTRLEQVALEYAFILQQLGKR, via the coding sequence ATGGAACCCCGCCTCTCCCTTCTCGTCAGCGCGGCCCTCGTCGCCGCCACCGCGCCCCTGATGGCCCAGACGCCGACGCCGCCGGTCGCGGCGCAGAAGCCGCACACCGTCGCCTCGCCCAACGGCGACCGTGTCGATCCGTACTACTGGCTGCGCGACGACACCCGCAAGTCGCCCGAGTTGCTGAAGCACCTGGAGGCCGAGAACGCCTACACCGAGGCCGTCATGGCCCCGGTGAAGGCGCTTCGCGCGCAGCTGTTCGAGGAACTGAAGGGGCGCTACAAGCAGGACGACGAGCAGCCGGCCTGGCGGATGCGCGGCTTCCTGTATTCCAGCCGATTCGTGGCCGGCAAGGACTACGCGGTCAACGTCCGTCGGCCGGTCGCCGGGGGCGCCGAGCAGGTGCTGGTGGACCAGAACGCGCTCGCCGAGGGGCACCAGTACTTCTCGCTCGGCCAGTGGGACGTGTCGCTCGACAACGCGCGGCTCGCCTATTCGACCGACACGGTGGGGCGGCGCCAGTACGTCATCCAGTTCAAGGACATCGCGACCGGGGCGCTGCTGCCGGAGAAGATCACCGGCACCTCGGGCAACGTCGCGTGGGCGGCCGACAACAAGACCGTCTTCTACGTCGAGATCGACCCGAAGACGCTGCTCTCCAAGCGCGTCAAGCGGCACGTCGTGGGCACCGACCCGTCCACCGACGTCCTGGTGTACGAGGAGCCCGACGACAGCTTCTACATGGGCGTCAGCCGCACCAAGGACGACCGGTTCCTCTGCATCGGCGTCAGCAGCACGGTGTCGAGCGAGGCGCGTTGCATCCCGGCCGACCAGCCGACGGCCGCCTTCCGCGTGCTCGTGCCTCGCGAGCGCGACTTCGAGTACGACGCCGATCACGTCGGCACGCACTGGATCATCCGCACCAACTACAAGGCGAAGAACTTCCGCGTCGTCGAGGCCACCGACGCTGCCATCGGCCAGCGCGACCAGTGGAAGGACCTCGTGCCACATCGCGACGACGTGTTCGTGTCGGGCGTCGAGCCCTTCGACCGCTACGTGGTGGTGGGGGAGCGGCGCGACGGCCTGCAGCGGCTGCGCATCCTCGACGCGGCGGGGGCGTCCCGTGACGTCGCGTCAGACGAGCCCGCCTACGTGATGGGCCTCGGCGTCAACCGCGAGGCCAACACCACGGTCCTGCGCTACTCGTACACGTCGCTGACCACGCCGAGCACGATCTACGACCTCGACATGACGACCGGCGCGCGCACGCTCGTCAAGGAGACCCCCGTCCTCGGCGGTTTCGACAAGGCGCGCTACGCCACCGAGCGCATCTGGGTGCCGGCCCGCGACGGCGTCAAGGTGCCGGTGTCGATCGTGTACCGCAAGGAGACGCCGCGCGACGGCTCCGCGCCGCTGTACCTGTACGCGTACGGCTCGTACGGCATCTCGTCGGATCCCGCGTTCCGCACCGACTGGCTGAGCCTGCTCGACCGCGGCTTCGTGATGGCCATCGCGCACATCCGTGGCGGCCAGGAACTCGGCCGGCACTGGTACGAGGACGGCAAGCTGCTCAAGAAGAAGAACACCTTCACCGACTTCGTGGACGTGACCGAGGCGCTCGTGGCCCGAAAGTACGCCGCGGCCGACAAGGTCTTCGCGATGGGCGGCAGCGCCGGCGGCCTGCTGATGGGCGCGGTGGCCAACCTCGCGCCCGAGCGCTATCGCGGCATCGTGTCGCACGTGCCCTTCGTCGACGTCGTGACGACGATGCTGGACGAGTCGATTCCGCTCACCACCAACGAGTTCGACGAGTGGGGCAACCCGAAGAAGAAGGAGTTCTACGACTACATGCTGTCGTACTCGCCCTACGATCAGCTGCAGAAGAAGGCCTATCCCGCGATGCTCGTGACGACCGGCCTGTGGGACTCGCAGGTGCAGTACTGGGAGCCGGCCAAGTACGTGGCGAAGCTGCGCACGCTCGACACGTCGTCGTCGCCGGTGCTGTTCCGGGTCAACATGGAAGCCGGGCACGGCGGCCGGTCCGGTCGCTTCACGCGCCTCGAGCAGGTGGCGCTCGAGTACGCCTTCATCCTCCAGCAACTGGGAAAGAGGTAG
- a CDS encoding MFS transporter translates to MAQADAALSHGAAPPTTAGAATRVRWVICALLFFAATINYIDRNVLAVLKAPLTQEFGWTNTEFGYINFFFQVAYMVGMLASGWMIDRIGTRRGLAIAICLWSVAAMLHAEAPEIGSAVQGAFGALGLTMSASVAGFALCRVLLGIGEAAIFPGSVRSIAEWFPQKERALATGLFNAGTNIGALLTPIVVPIILFRYGWYWAFFGTGAVGFVWLGVWLWQYKSPRQHPHVNAAELALIESDPPDSAAYKVPGLLLAGIVAAVCFVSGTVAATFFSARLVAVSFFVGGLVVAIILNPRRQVWAYAVAKFMTDPVWWLYLTWLPDFLLKVHKVDIKGAMLPLATIYLIADFGSVAGGYVSSKLIQKGYTVNAARKLTMLIFAISVTPIVFAAQADSLWTSVLLVSVAAAGHQAWSANVYTLVSDMFPRRAVGSVIGFGGMMGACGGAIMQIAVGVWLDASGNNYVPIFVAAGTLYLLALGVVHLLVPKMTPATLELPAPGKEGVA, encoded by the coding sequence ATGGCCCAGGCTGACGCCGCCCTGTCCCACGGTGCCGCTCCCCCCACCACGGCAGGCGCGGCCACGCGCGTCCGGTGGGTGATCTGCGCGCTGCTGTTCTTCGCCGCGACGATCAACTACATCGACCGCAACGTCCTGGCGGTCCTCAAGGCGCCCCTCACCCAGGAATTCGGCTGGACCAACACCGAGTTCGGGTACATCAACTTCTTCTTCCAGGTCGCCTACATGGTCGGCATGCTGGCCTCGGGCTGGATGATCGACCGCATCGGCACCCGTCGCGGGCTGGCCATCGCCATCTGCCTGTGGAGCGTCGCAGCGATGCTGCACGCCGAGGCGCCCGAAATCGGCAGCGCCGTGCAGGGCGCCTTCGGGGCGCTGGGGCTGACCATGTCGGCCTCGGTGGCCGGCTTCGCGCTGTGCCGCGTGCTGCTCGGCATCGGCGAAGCGGCGATCTTCCCCGGCTCGGTGCGCAGCATCGCCGAGTGGTTCCCGCAGAAGGAGCGGGCGCTGGCGACGGGGCTCTTCAATGCCGGCACGAACATCGGTGCGCTGCTCACGCCGATCGTCGTGCCGATCATCCTGTTCCGCTACGGCTGGTACTGGGCCTTCTTCGGCACGGGCGCGGTGGGCTTCGTGTGGCTGGGCGTGTGGCTCTGGCAGTACAAGTCGCCGCGCCAGCACCCGCACGTCAACGCGGCCGAACTGGCGCTGATCGAGAGCGACCCACCCGACAGCGCCGCCTACAAGGTGCCCGGCCTCCTGCTGGCCGGGATCGTCGCCGCGGTATGCTTCGTGAGCGGCACGGTGGCGGCCACGTTCTTCAGCGCCAGGCTCGTCGCCGTCTCGTTCTTCGTCGGCGGCCTCGTCGTCGCGATCATCCTCAACCCGCGCCGGCAGGTGTGGGCCTACGCGGTCGCCAAGTTCATGACCGACCCGGTGTGGTGGCTCTACCTCACCTGGCTGCCCGACTTCCTGCTGAAGGTGCACAAGGTCGACATCAAGGGCGCGATGCTGCCGTTGGCGACGATCTACCTGATCGCCGACTTCGGCAGTGTCGCCGGCGGCTACGTGAGCTCGAAGTTGATCCAGAAGGGCTACACGGTCAACGCCGCGCGCAAGCTCACGATGCTGATCTTCGCCATCAGCGTCACCCCGATCGTCTTCGCGGCCCAGGCCGACTCGCTCTGGACCTCGGTGCTGCTGGTGAGCGTGGCCGCCGCCGGTCACCAGGCGTGGAGCGCCAACGTCTACACGCTGGTGAGCGACATGTTCCCGCGGCGCGCCGTCGGTAGCGTCATCGGCTTCGGCGGCATGATGGGTGCCTGCGGCGGCGCGATCATGCAGATTGCCGTCGGCGTGTGGCTCGATGCCTCGGGCAACAACTACGTGCCGATCTTCGTCGCGGCCGGCACCCTGTACCTCCTGGCACTCGGCGTGGTCCACCTGCTGGTGCCGAAGATGACGCCGGCGACGCTGGAACTGCCGGCCCCCGGAAAGGAAGGCGTGGCATGA